A window of Deltaproteobacteria bacterium genomic DNA:
GACGGTGTACGACGACCCGTCCCTCACCGCGCTCAACGGCGTGTTCCTCAACGGCCACTACCGCTTCGACGACGAGGGTGTGCCGGGCCAGCGCGCGTCGCTCGTCGAACACGGCGTGCTGAAGGGGTTCGTGCTGGGACGCCAGCCGCTCGACGGGTTCCCGCACTCCAACGGCCACGGGCGCAAGGAGCCGGGGCGCTGGGCGGTGAGCCGGCAGGGCAACCTCGTGGTCGAGGCGGCGCGCTCGGTGTCAGAGGACGAGCTGATGAAGATGCTGATCGCGGAGATCAAACGGCAGGGCAAGCCGTACGGCATGATGTTCACCGACATCAGCGGCGGGTTCACGAACACGTCGCGGTTCCAGCCGCAGTCGTTCAAGGTCAACCCGATCATGGCGTACCGCGTGTATCCAGACGGCAGAAAGGAACTGGTCCGCGGGGTCGACATCGAGGGCACCCCACTGATCGCCCTCGGGTCGATCCTGGCGGCGAGCCGCGAGGTGGAGACGTTCAACGGGATGTGCGGCGCCGAGAGTGGCTGGGTGCCGGTGTCGGCGTCGGCGCCGAGCCTGTTGTTGCGCCAGCTCGAAGTCGCGCGAACCACCGCGCCGTCCGGCGGCGGCCCGATCCTGCCGCCGCCGGCGCTGTCGGAAGGAGTCGGCGCGACCCAACCGGCCGAGGAGACCCGGCGATGAAGGCAAAACCAGTTGTTGTCGCGGCGCTCGCGGCGGCCGGCCTCGGCACCGCGGCGGCGACGTCCACGTCCATCGAATCGCGTGCGGTCACCGCCGAGGTGCTCGGCGAGATCGAAGCGGAACTCGGGCGCTCGCTCGCATCCCTCGAAGTGCCCGGGGAGCCGAAGCCGTATTTCATCGCCTACAAGGTCACCGAGGTCGAGGTCAACGACGTGTCCGCCAGCCTCGGTGCGACGCTCGCCAAGCGCGAGCGCCACTTCGTCAACCTCGACGCGAGCGTGCGCGTCGGCGACTACCAGCTCGACAACGCCAACTTCGTCATTCCGCGCCAGGAAGACGTCGACGGGCTGGCGAGCATCACGCTGCCGCTCGAAGCGACGCCGCGCATCGCGCGCAAGGCCGCGTGGCTCGCAACCGACGCGGCGTTTCAGGAAGCGCTCGCGCAGTACACCGCCAAGCAGGCGAGCTTGCGGCGGCGAACGACCGCCGGCGCGGCCGTACCGAGCTACACGCGCGAGCCGCCGGTCGTCGCGATGGACCCGGTCGTCGTGCCGCCGCTGGAGTCGGCGAGCGACCTCGAAGCGCTCGCCGCGAGGGTGTCGCTGGCGTTCCGCGACCGCCCGACGATTCGCGAATCCCACGTCGCCTACACGAGCTTCCTCGAGCGCCGGTGGTACCTCAACGCCGAGGGCACGCGCGCCCACGACACGCGGCGGGTCACCGGCGTCGTGATCGTCGCGTCGACCCGCGCCGACGACGGCGAGGTGTTGTCGCTGTACACGTCGCACTACGGCCACACGCTCGCCGACCTGCCTCCGGTCGCGGCGCTCGAAAAGGAAGCGGCCTCCCTCGCGGATCAGCTCGACGCGCTGCGCGCGGCCCCTGTGCTGGGCAACTACACGGGCCCGGTGCTGTTCGAGGGGGTCGGCGCGGCCGGCATCGTGCGCCACACGCTCGCGCCGCAGCTGTCGGGCACGCCCGTGCCCGACGGGTCGCCGGACGAGGACTTCCTCGGCGGCAAGCTCACCGATCGGATCGGGCTGCGCGTCGTGTCGCCGCTACTGTCGGTCATCGACGACCCGACGACGAACCGCGCCGCCGGCCACGCGCTCATCGGCGGCTACCGGTTCGACGACGAGGGCGTGCCCGGCCGACGCGTGCAGGTCATCGATCGGGGCAAGCTCGTCACGCTGTTGATGAGCCGCACCCCGTCGGCCAAGATCGCGCACAGCAACGGCCACGCGCGGCGGGCCGGGACGGGCATCTTCACCGGGAGCCCGACCAACCTGTTTCTGCGCGGCCACCGGGGCAAGTCGGCCCGCGCGCTGCGCCGCGCACTGATCGCGGAGGCCAAAGCGCAGGGCCTGGACTACGGGTTGATCGTGGCGCAGTTCGACGACCCCGTGGTCACCGCCAACGGCGAGCTCGGCCCGCGCCAGCTCCTCGAAGAACTCAACGCCCGCCGCGGCAGCGAGTTGCCACGCGTCGCCCTCGCCTACCGGCTGTACACGGATGGCCGCATCGAACTCGTACGCGGCGTCCAGCTCGCGGAGACGCCGCTGCGCATCTGGCGCGACGTCATCGCGGTCGGCAACCGGCCGGCGGTGCTGAGCTTCCTCGCGACCACGGACGACGGCACCGGGCTTCGCCTGCGCGGCGGTGGCCCGGGGTTCGTGCCGTCGGCCGGGATCGAGAGTTCGATCGTCACGCCGGCGCTGCTGTTTCGCGAGCTCGACGCCAAACGCGCGCCGGCAAGCCTGATCCCGCCGCCGCCGGTGCCCAAGCCGTAGGGCGCGATGCGCGCGCGCCGCCGATCACCGCGCATCGACGGCGCGCGCGAGGATCTGGATCGTATCGACCTCGCGCACGTCGACGCGCCGCGTGCCGGCCGGCAGATCGATCCGGTACTCGCGCAGCGGATACGGGTAGCCGGCCCGCCGCACGCGCAGCGCGATCGCCGCGTAGCCGGCGCGCGCCGCATCCCGCTCGATCGCGCGCAACGTACGCACGCGGTCGCCGGGGCGCAGGTGGACCGCGAGCAGCGAGCGACCGCGTCGCGCCGCCGCGAGGGCGCGTACCCACGAACCGCCGGACAGCGGCTCGCCGTCGCCGCCCGACAGCGGGTCGGCGTCGAGGGTGGCGTGGCCGTCCGTGTCGATTGCCAACAGCGGCGCGTCCTCGGTCACCGGTTGTGCGCGATCGCCAGCCAGCGCCCAGCAGCCGGGCAGATAGTCGTCGGCATGCTCGGCCGCGTAGGCATCCTCGGCCGCGACCGCATCGGCGAACTCGGCGAGCATGCGCTCGTATACGGCGACGTCGCCGCAGATCGTACACGCATGGAGCGCTTCGCTCGCCCGGTGCTTGAGGTCGCGACGCGCCCGCGCGAGCAGCACGACCGGCCATCCCTCGGGGACGTACTGCTTGCACTCGAGCGGCTGCTCGCGGCCGCACACGCGCAACAGATACGCGCGCGCGTCTTCCCCCGGGGCCGGATCGACGCCGAACGCCGACGGCAGTACGGTGAGCGCCAGCGCGTCGAGTTGCTCGTCCCGCGGTCGGTCGGCAACGGCCTGCAGCACCGGTAGCGCGAAGAACGTTTCGTACAAATCCGCGTGTTGGGCCACTTCGGCGTTGAATCGCGGCCGCAGCGCGCGCAGCTCGAGCACGAACGCGCGGTAGTTGGCGGGCGTCGGCGGCTTGGCGGCGTGCGCTTCGACCGCCGCCAACAGCGCCGCACGGCCGTGGTCGTCGTCGTCCGGCGACGCCGCGACGAGTGCGATTCCGTTGTCTGCACAACCACAAAGCAGTACCGCCGCCACGGCAGCGGCGGCCGCACGCTGCGGTCGGTGCATCGCGGCGTCGCGCTTAGCGGTCGACCGGAGCACGATCAACTGGCGAGCGACGACAGCTTGCGCAACGTCGGCGGGTCGATGAACACGAACAGCGCGTCGCCGAAACTCACGTACGCCCCAGACCAGATCGGCGCTCGCACCAGCGGCTGAAGCGGCTCGCCGTTGATGCAGCTGCCGTTGCGCGAGTTTTCGTCCACGATGAAGTAGTCGCCGCTGTGACGGTCGAAGATGACCTTGGCGTGCAGCTTGCTCACCGAATCGTTGTCGAGGCGGACGTCGCAACTGCGACTGCGGCCGATGGTCACCTCGACCTCGCTGCCCGATCCGGCGCCCGACTGCGGCGCGACCACCAGGAACCGATGGCCCGCGTACTCGCGCGTGTAATGCTGCGCCCAGTCGAACGGCTTGCCGCTGGTGACCGTGCGGTCCACGGTGACGTCCGGCATGGCGCTACTGCCGGCGTCGATCTCGATCAAGATCGGCTCGAACAGGTTGTACCCGTCGCGCAACTCCACCAGGAGTTCGCGCAGCGTCGTGGCTTTCGGCCGGTCGGTCTGCACCTGCAACGCCTCGAAATGCGAATCCTACCCCGACTCCGAGGGTAGCACGGCCGCGCGCAGACAGTCAGCCACCCCGGCGGGGTCGACGTCCCGACCGATGGCGACCAGCGGGGTTGGAGAGGCCGCCGGCGCCGGTTCCGCGCTCACGCGGGCGCCCACCCGGTGCACGGCGTACAGCGCCGGGCGGAGAGCTCCCCGCTCGCCGTCCACCACGCGGAGCACCCCTTTCATCCGGATGATCGACGGCGGCAGCGCCTCGAGCGCCTCCGCCAGCGCCTCGAGATCGTAGACGTCGGGCGCGTCCACGGCCACGCTGGTCAGTCCGTCCGCGTGGTCGCCGGCGGCCGGATCTCGCACCCCCGCGGCGGCCGGCGGCGGCGGATCCTCCAGGAACCGCCACAACACGGGAGCCACCCGTTCGGGCGGCTCGAGCAGGATCGGCGCGGCGTCGTTGCGCTCGCGCAGGCTCGCGACGAGCGCATCGACGTCCCTCGGCCCTCGGTCCAGCTTCGACACCACGAGCAAGTCGGCATAGCGCACCTGGGCATCGGCGCTCGGCGACTCACGCCGGGCGGCCTCGTGCTCGAAGGGGTCGACCACGGCGACGATCGCCGCAAGGCGCAGGCGCGCGTCCAGCGGCGGCGACTCGAGCGTCCAGCTGATCGGGAGTGGGTTGGCAATGCCGGTGGTCTCGATGACGATGGTGTCGAGATCGGGGGCGGCCTCGACCAGGTCGTCGAGCGTCGTCTGGAGATCGTCGACCAGCTGGCAGCACACGCAGCCCCCGGGCAGCTCCACCTGGCGCGTTTCGGCGGACGGCAACAGCGCCGCGTCGACCCCGACGTCGCCGAACTCGTTGACGACGATCGCGAATCGGCCGCGGCCGGGCGGCCGCGCGCGGAACAGCCGATTGAGCAACGTGGTCTTCCCGCTGCCGAGAAAGCCGGTGAGCACGACGACCGGGATCACGCGGTGAGCCTACACGCCCGGCGCCGCGCGCGCACCCGCATCGCGTCGATCCCGCTGCGCGTCACGCCGGCAACGCCCCCTCGTGGACCAACAGCCACCGCTTGCGGTCGATGCCGCCGCCGTAGCCGGTGAGCCGGCCGCTGGCGCCGATCACGCGGTGACACGGCAGCACGAGCGACACCGGGTTGGCGCCGTTGGCCGCGCCGACCGCCCGCGCCGCCCGCGGGCGGCCGACACGCGCGGCGAGCTGTGCGTACGTCCACGTCGCCCCCGGCGGAATCGCGCGCAGCGCATGCCACACCGCGAGCTGGAAGGGCGTGCCGCGCGGCGCGGCGTCGACCGCGGCGAGCGCGCCGACGTCGCCCGCGAAATACGCGGCGAGCGCGCGCTCCACCGCGCCCGTGCGGCGGTCGACCACCGCGACGCCCGGATACCAGCGCGCCAGATGCGCGGCCGCGCGGTCGGTCCGATCGGCGAAATATAGCGCGGCGAGCGCGCCGTCGCGCACCGCATACCAGACGGGGCCGAGCGACGTGGCGACGGTGGAGGCGTACAGGTCCATGGCCGGCGCGGAGATGCCACGAGCCTACACCGGCGGACCAGGGGCCCGTGCCGGAATGTAGTGCACCAGGAGGCTGTTGCGCATAGCCGCTGGCTGCGGTCGCGATCTGCGGGCGATCGTCGGCGTACGTCCTCGCGCCCGTCGGTTCCGTATGTGGATACGCGCCCTCGTGCGCTGCGGGCGTACGCCGAACCTCGCCTCGCATCTCCCAACCTCGCTGGCGCGCCGACACGCAACAGCCTCCTCGGGCGAAGTCCATGGAAGTTCAGGCAAGGCGCGGCGAAGGCGCTTGGTGGTGGGACCACGGATCCGGGGAGCAACGCAGCAAGAGGTTTCAGGCACATAGCACGTGGTGTGCTGTATTTGGGGACAGCCCCTACACTGCCGAAGGACGGTGAGCCGGTTCGCGCTAACGACGGTCGGTATCGCGGTGCTCGCGGCGGCGCTGCACTGCGGGACGATCAACAACGAGCTGACGTTCGACGACCACTGGGCGATCGAGCGCAACCCGAACACGGCGCGGCCGGCGGACCTCGCGGCGCACTTCACTTCCGGCTTCTGGGGGCCGGGCTACCTGAAACGCGACGCCGCGTGGCGCCCCCTCACCACGCTCACGCTGGCGTGGAACCGGGCGGCCGGCGGACTCGACCCCGCCGGTTACCACGCGGTCAACCTGCTGTTGCACGCGCTGGCGGCCGCGCTGGTCGCCCTGCTCGGCCGCGCGCTCGGATTGCGCGACGAGGCGGCGCTGGCCGCCGGCGCGCTGTTCGCGGTCCACCCGGTGCACGTCGACGCGATCGCGCCGGGCGTCGGGCGCGCCGACCTGCTGATGGCCGTGCTCGCGCTGGCCGCCGGTCTCGCGTGGGAGCGGCGGCGCCCCGGTGTCGCCGCGGGCGCGCTCGCGCTCGCGCTGCTGGCCAAGGAGATGGCGGCCGGCGCCGCCGCCGCGCTCGCATGGCGCGCCGTCACCCGCCCGGACCGCGGCGGCCGCTGGCGGTGGGCGCTCCCGCTGGCCGTCGCGGCCGCATGGCTCGCGGCGCGTTACGCCGTGCTCGGCGCGCTGGGCGGCGCGCACCCGGGGCCGCTCGAAAACCCGGTCGCGCACGCGGGACTCGCCGCGCGCCTGTGGACCGCCGGCCACTGCTATGCGCTGGCTCTCGCCAAGTTCGTCGCGCCGGTGACCCTGCTGGCGGACTACTCGTACGCGGCCGTCGAGCCGGCGACCGGGCCGACCGCCGTCGCGATCGCGGGATGGGCGCTGTTGGCGACCACGATCGCCGCGATGGTGCTGGCCGCGCGGCGCCGGCCGGAGTTGTCGGCGATGCTCGCGTGGTGGCTCGCGCCGTACGCGATCGTGAGCCACCTGGGGCCGACGCTGCCGATGTGGTTCGCCGAGCGCGTGCTGTACCTGCCGAGCGCCGGGCTGTGCCTCGCGGTCGGCTGGGCGGTCGGCCGCGCGGCCGGCGCGCGGCAGGCGGTGGCGCGGGCGGCGGGCGCCGCGGTGGCGGTCGCGATCGCCGCTTTCTCGGTGCGCAGCGCGGTGCGCGTCGGCGACTGGCGCGACGACGTGACCCTGCACGCGAAGACGGTCGAGGACGCGCCGCGCAACGTCAAGGCGCTCGCGAACGCCGCGCGCGACGCGGCGAGCCGCGGCGACGCCGGCGCGGCGCTCGCGCTGGTGCGCCGGGCGCTCGCGGTGCGCGACGACGTCGCCCTGCCGCATCTGGCGGCGGCGTCGGTGTATGCACAACTTGGCGACGCAGAGCGCGCAGCCGCCCACCTGGACCGCGCGTTGTCCATGCCGCACGACCTCGCGACCGCGGCCGAGACGCGCTGCGCGGTGCTCGCGCGGTTCCGCCCCGACGTCGCCGTGCCGGCGTGCGAAGCGGCGACGCGCGCGCCGTTTGCCGGGCCGGATGCGTGGATGTTCCTCGCCATCGCCTACGACCGGACGGGCGATCCGGCCCGCGCAGAGGCGGCGTTCGCCATGGCTCTCGATCGAGCCGGAGCACCGAGCGTGACGCTCGCCTACAACTACGGCATCTTCCTGCTGCGGCGCGGCCGTCCGGCGGATGCGGTTGCCCCGCTCGCGCGCGCGGCGGCGCTGGCGCCCGATCGGCCCGAGATCGCGCGGGCGCTGGCCGACGCCCGCGCGGCCGCGGCCGCGCGGCGCTGACCCCGCACCGCGCACCGCCCGCCCGCTCGCCAGTAGCCCCGCGACGGGCGTTGGCCGACGCCCGCGGCCCCGCGACCGCGCGGCGCCGCCCCGGGCGCACCGCCCGCCCGCCGGTAGACCCACTGCGGCCGCCGTGCGTTGCAAGCGGACATGGCACGTCACGCGCTCGTCCCGATCGCCCTGTTGTCCGTCACCGCCTGCGGCACGCACGGACCCTCCCGCCCCGCCGCCGGCCCGACCGTCGCCGACGCGCCGCCGCCCGCCGCCGACGTCGCCCCGCCGATCGAGCCGACGCCGCTGCAGCGCGCGCTCGCCGCGATGGAGCCCGCCCGCGCGACGCCGCCCGGCGCGACTCAGCGCCGCATTGCACGGGCGGTCGACGACTACTTTGCCCGCTTGCAGACCCATCGCGTGGTGCTGTCGGTCGACAAGCCGCTGTACCAGCCGGGCGAAACGATCTGGTTCCGCGTGTGGGAGCTGGCGACGCGCGACCTGTCCAACGCCGCGGCCGACGGAATCGGCACCACGGTCGAGTTCATCACTCCGCAAGGGTCTACGTTGATCCGCAAGCGCGTCCGCAGCGAACGCGGCCTCACGCGCAACGACTTCGAGCTGCCCGCGGGGATCCCGGGCGGCGAGTACACCTTGCGCGCGCGCTCGGACACCGGCGCGTTCGCCGAGCGCAAGCTGATCGTGTCGTCGTACCAGCCGCCGCGCGTCAAAAAGAAGCTCGAGTTCTTGCGCAAGGCGTACGGCCCCGGCGACGCCGTGACCGCCGCGCTGGCGTTGCACCGCGCGACCGGCGAGCCGCTCGCCACGACGGCGATCACGGCGATCGCGACGGTCGACGGCGCCGAGGTCGCGCGCGCGCCGGTCGCGACGTCGGCGGACGGCAAGGCGCTCGTTCGCTTCTCGTTGCCGCGCGAGATCGCCCGCGGAGACGGCCTTCTCACCATCGTGGTCGACGACGGCGGCGTCGCCGAGTCGATCCAGAAGCGGATCCCGATCACCCTGGCCAAGATCCAGTTCGCGCTGTTTCCCGAGGGCGGCGACCTGGTGGCCGGCCTCCCGGGCCGCGTCTACTTCCAGGCGAAGAACCTCATCGGCAAGCCGGCCGACGTCAGCGGCGTCGTCGTCGACGATCGCGGCGCGATCGTCGCCGAGTTCGCGTCCCTGCACAACGGCATGGGGCGATTCGAACTCACGCCGAAGCCCGGCCGCACCTATACCGCGCGCATCGTCAAGCCGGCCGGGATCGAGCAGACGTTCGCGTTGCCGGCCGCCCGCGCCGCGGGCTGCGCGATGCAGTCGATCGACGACTTCGCCAACGAGCGCGACGACCTGCGCGTGGCCGTGTGGTGCACCGCGCCGCGCACGGTCATCGCGACCGCGATGGTGCGCGAACGTCGCCTCGCGACCCAGGCCGTCGCGGTGCCGGCTCGCGAGCCGGCGGTGATCGCGCTCGACGTGCCGCGCTGGGAGCAGGGCGCCGTCCGCGTCACCTTGTTCGACGACGCCGGCGACCCGCTCGCCGAGCGGCTGGTCTACCGGGGCCGCGGCCAGGACATGCGCGTCGCGATCGAGCCGGACCGCGAGTCGTACGCGCCGCGCGACCGCGTCACCCTCACCGTGCGGACCACCGGCCTCGACGGCAAGCCGGTCCCGGCCGACCTCGCGGTCGCCGTCGTGGACGACACCGTGCTGAGCTACGCCGACGACAAGACCGGCCACCTGCTGGCCAAGCTGTACCTCGAGCCGGAGATGCCGGGCCAGACAATCGAGGAGCCCAACTTCTACTTCTCGGACGACCCGAAAGCACCCGCGGCGCTCGACCTCGTGCTCGGCACACAGGGGTGGCGCCGGTTCGCGTGGGAGGTTGTGCTGCGACCGCAGACGGAGACGGCCGCGGAGGGGGCACTCGCGGGTGGAGACGACGACGCGCCGCGCGCGATGGTTCTCGAACAGCGCAAGGTCAGAAAAGCGGGTCGGCGCGGCCCGGTGCGTCGCCAGCGCGTCGTGGCCGAAAGGGCGCGCCCCCCGGCGCCCCCTGCCGAGCCGGCACCCGCCCGCGACCACGTCGCACGACGCAACAAGGACCAGCGCAACGCGCGGGGACTCGTCGACGACAAGTTCGACGCGCGGGCCGAGGCCGACGTGGACGAGGACTGGATCGCGGGCGGCGGCGGGCTCGGTGCGGGGCGCGCCGCGGGCGACGAGATGTTGATGTGGGCGCCCGTGCGCGAGTTTTCGGCGCCCAACTACGACAGCTCGTACGACGGGCCGCGCGTCGACTTCCGCGAGACGATCTACTGGGCGCCGTCGGTGCGCACCGGCGACGACGGCACCGCAACCGTGTCGTTTTCGCTGTCGGACGCGGTGACGTCGTTTCGCGCCACGGCCGAGGGCGTCTCGTCCGCGGGCATCGCGGGCCGCGGCGAAGCCCTGGTCCAGTCCAAGCTCCCGGTGTCGCTCGTCGCCAAGCTGCCCCTCGAGGTGTCCGCCGGCGACCGCATCGAGTTGCCGGTCACCGTCGCGAACGAGACCGCGCGCCCGTACACCGCGGAGGTGGTCGCCGAGTTCGGGCCGGCGTTCCGCGTCACGCACGCCCTGCCCGGCAGCGTCCGCCTCGGCCCCGGCGAGCGCAAATCCCTGTTCGTCGCCCTCGACGTGACCGGCAACGGCAACGATCCGGCCGACGGCCGCGTTCGCATCGCCGTGCGCGCGGCGCATCTCGAGGACGCGATCGAGCGCACCATCGACGTCGTGCCGGTCGGGTTCCCGCAGGAACACAGCTTCGCGGGCACGCTCCAGACGGTCGCGCGCCACGAGGTCGACTTGCGCGCGGTCGTGCCCGGAACGATCTCCGCCCAGTTGACGCTGTACCCGTCGCCGCTGGCCACGATGACCAAGGGCACCGAGGCGATCCTGCGCGAGCCGTACGGCTGCTTCGAGCAGGCGTCCAGCTCGAACTACCCGAACATCATGGTGCTCAGCTATCTCGAGGAACACGACGCCGCCGACCCGGATGTCGTCGCGCGCGCCCACCGACTGCTCGACAAGGGATACAAGCTGCTCACCGGATACGAGAGCCCGACGCGCGGTTACGAGTGGTTCGGCGGCGACCCGGGACACGAGGCGCTCACCGCATACGGCTTGATGGAGTTCGCCGACATGAAAAAGGTGTTCCCCGACGTCGACGACCGGATGGTCGCGCGCACCCGCGCGTGGCTGCGCTCTCGCCGCGACGGCAAGGGCGGCTACTTGCGCAACCCGCGCGCGCTCGACTCGTTCGGCCGCGCGAGCGAGCAGGTCACCAACGGCTATATCACGTGGGCGCTCACCGAGGCCGGGGAGCGCGACCTCGACGCCGAGGTCGCGTATCAACGCAACGTCGCTCGGACGACGACCGACCCGTACCTGATGGCGTTGGCGGCCAACGTGCTGGCCAACGTCGCCCCGGACGCGGCGGACACGCGCGCGGCGCTCGACAAGCTTGCCGGCATGGCCGGCGAAGACGGCGCGTTTGCCGGCGCAGACCACTCGATCACGCGCTCGGGCGGCGTCGCGCTCACGATCGAGACCACCGCCCTGGCGGCGATGGCCCTGATGAAGGGCGGCCCGCGCTATCTGCCCCGCGTGACCAAGGCGATCGAGTGGATCGATGCGCACCGCAGCGGCTACGGCGGCTACGGGTCGACCCAGTCCACCGTGCTGGCGCTGCGCGCGCTGGCGCGCTACGCAGCGGCCACGCGCACGCCACGAGCACCGGGCCACGTCGACGTGTACGTCAACGGCGCGAAGGCCGGATCGATCGACTGGACCGCCGGCGAGCGGGGCGCGCTCGAACTGCGCGGCCTCGGCCGCCACCTGAAGCCGGGCCACAACACGATCGAACTGCGCATGGAATCGACCGCGCCGATGCCGTACAGCATGGTGGTCGCGTATCGCAGCGAGCAACCGGCGTCGAGCCCGGACGCGAAGGTCGCCATCCACACCAAACTCGACCGCGCGACCGTACCGTGGGGTGAGAGCGTGCGCATGCACGTGTCGATGCGGAACCTCACGAGCGAAGGGCTGCCGATGACGCTGGCGCGCGTCGGCATCCCGGGCGGCCTGCAGTTCCAGACGTGGCAGCTCAAGGAGCTGGTCGACAAGGGCCAGATCGACTTTTTCGAGACGCGCGACCGCGAGGTCGTGCTGTACTGGCGGTCGATGGCGCCGAAAGCGGCCGCGGAGATCGACCTGCAACTCTTGGCCGCGGTGCCGGGCCGCTTCGCGGCGCCGGCGTCGACCGCGTACCTGTACTACACGGACGAGCACAAGCATTGGGCCGAACCGGTGTCGATCGAGGTGCAGCGCGCGAAGTGACGCACCCGATCGCCGCCGGCCGGCGTCACCGCCGGCCGGGCAGTCGGTACGGTGGCCGCGAGCTGTCGAGCAGCCTCAGCGCGCCCGAGCGGCGCGGCCGCCGTGCCAGCACGATCGCGTAGTGGCCGCCGACCTCGAGCGGCCACTGCTCGTCGGGCGCGAGCATGTCCTGGCCGCCGTACGCGCCGCGCTCGCCCGGCAGCACCGCGAACGCGACGGGCTCGCCATCCGGTGTATCGGCAACCAGCCAGCCGTCACCGGGCTTCGCCGGCGGCGCGATCACCCAAAACGCGACCACGTCGCCGCGCCGCCGCGCGGCCGACGGCGGCACGGGCGCGCCGGGCGGCGCCTCGTCGACGGGCGCGAGCCCCGGCGGCACGGCCGGCGGCGGCGCGGCCCCCGGCAGTCGCCACACGCGCGCACCGCGCCACACCCACCGTCCCGCCGCGTCGACGGTCCACGCGCCGCGCACCTGCACGCGCGCGCCCGCCGACAGCGCGGCCGCCGCGGCCGGCAACGCCACGCGGATCGCGAGCGCGCCGTCGCCCTCGGTTTCGTCGAT
This region includes:
- a CDS encoding FHA domain-containing protein — encoded protein: MQTDRPKATTLRELLVELRDGYNLFEPILIEIDAGSSAMPDVTVDRTVTSGKPFDWAQHYTREYAGHRFLVVAPQSGAGSGSEVEVTIGRSRSCDVRLDNDSVSKLHAKVIFDRHSGDYFIVDENSRNGSCINGEPLQPLVRAPIWSGAYVSFGDALFVFIDPPTLRKLSSLAS
- a CDS encoding GTP-binding protein, coding for MIPVVVLTGFLGSGKTTLLNRLFRARPPGRGRFAIVVNEFGDVGVDAALLPSAETRQVELPGGCVCCQLVDDLQTTLDDLVEAAPDLDTIVIETTGIANPLPISWTLESPPLDARLRLAAIVAVVDPFEHEAARRESPSADAQVRYADLLVVSKLDRGPRDVDALVASLRERNDAAPILLEPPERVAPVLWRFLEDPPPPAAAGVRDPAAGDHADGLTSVAVDAPDVYDLEALAEALEALPPSIIRMKGVLRVVDGERGALRPALYAVHRVGARVSAEPAPAASPTPLVAIGRDVDPAGVADCLRAAVLPSESG
- a CDS encoding methylated-DNA--[protein]-cysteine S-methyltransferase — its product is MDLYASTVATSLGPVWYAVRDGALAALYFADRTDRAAAHLARWYPGVAVVDRRTGAVERALAAYFAGDVGALAAVDAAPRGTPFQLAVWHALRAIPPGATWTYAQLAARVGRPRAARAVGAANGANPVSLVLPCHRVIGASGRLTGYGGGIDRKRWLLVHEGALPA
- a CDS encoding tetratricopeptide repeat protein produces the protein MSRFALTTVGIAVLAAALHCGTINNELTFDDHWAIERNPNTARPADLAAHFTSGFWGPGYLKRDAAWRPLTTLTLAWNRAAGGLDPAGYHAVNLLLHALAAALVALLGRALGLRDEAALAAGALFAVHPVHVDAIAPGVGRADLLMAVLALAAGLAWERRRPGVAAGALALALLAKEMAAGAAAALAWRAVTRPDRGGRWRWALPLAVAAAWLAARYAVLGALGGAHPGPLENPVAHAGLAARLWTAGHCYALALAKFVAPVTLLADYSYAAVEPATGPTAVAIAGWALLATTIAAMVLAARRRPELSAMLAWWLAPYAIVSHLGPTLPMWFAERVLYLPSAGLCLAVGWAVGRAAGARQAVARAAGAAVAVAIAAFSVRSAVRVGDWRDDVTLHAKTVEDAPRNVKALANAARDAASRGDAGAALALVRRALAVRDDVALPHLAAASVYAQLGDAERAAAHLDRALSMPHDLATAAETRCAVLARFRPDVAVPACEAATRAPFAGPDAWMFLAIAYDRTGDPARAEAAFAMALDRAGAPSVTLAYNYGIFLLRRGRPADAVAPLARAAALAPDRPEIARALADARAAAAARR